Proteins from one Desmodus rotundus isolate HL8 chromosome 9, HLdesRot8A.1, whole genome shotgun sequence genomic window:
- the STAC2 gene encoding SH3 and cysteine-rich domain-containing protein 2, with the protein MTEMSEKENEPDDAATHTPPGTVSVLQETKLQRFKRSLSLKTILRSKSVENFFLRSGSELKCPTEVLLTPPTPLPTPSTPLASTDRGLPTPAPSPCPVPRSLAPLKPVRLHSFQEHVFKRASPCELCHQLIVGNSKQGLRCKTCKVSVHLWCSEEISHQQCPVKTSSSFRRNFSSPLLVHEPPPACATSRESPPTGASGKVDPVYETLRYGTSLALMNRSSFSSTSESPTRSLSERDELTEDGESSIRSSEEGPGDNVFTAPVETEGSGPEEKSPGQQPQPPRPSLRKDVGPMYSYVALYKFLPQESNDLALQPGDRIMLVDDSNEDWWKGKIGDRVGFFPANFVQRVRPGENVWRCCQPFSGNKEQGYMSLKENQICVGVGRSKDADGFIRVSSGKKRGLVPADALTEI; encoded by the exons ATGACCGAAATGAGCGAGAAGGAGAATGAACCTGATGACGCGGCCACCCACACCCCCCCGGGGACCGTCTCTGTCCTCCAAGAAACCAAG ctcCAGCGGTTCAAGCGCTCACTTTCTCTCAAGACCATCCTCCGAAGTAAGAGTGTGGAGAACTTCTTCCTTCGCTCGGGCTCTGAGCTCAAGTGCCCCACGGAGGTGCTGCTGACGCCCCCgacccctctgcccactccttCCACACCACTGGCATCCACAGATAGGGGCCTGCCCACCCCGGCGCCCTCCCCATGCCCGGTCCCACGCTCCCTGGCACCACTCAAACCAGTGAGGCTCCACAGCTTCCAGGAGCATGTCTTCAAGCGAGCCAGTCCCTGCGAGCTGTGCCACCAGCTGATCGTGG GAAACTCCAAGCAGGGCTTGCGGTGTAAGACATGCAAAGTCAGCGTCCACCTCTGGTGCTCCGAGGAGATCTCCCATCAGCAATGCCCTGTCAAGACG TCCTCCTCCTTCCGTCGCAACTTCAGCTCCCCCCTCCTGGTGCATGAGCCACCACCAGCCTGTGCCACAAGCAGAGAGTCCCCACCCACTG GAGCCAGCGGCAAGGTGGACCCCGTCTATGAGACGCTGCGCTATGGTACCTCCTTGGCGCTGATGAACCGATCCAGCTTCAGCAGCACCTCTGAGTCCCCCACACGGAGCCTG AGTGAGCGGGATGAGCTGACTGAGGATGGGGAAAGCAGCATCCGCAGCTCTGAGGAGGGCCCTGGTGACAATG TATTCACAGCCCCTGTGGAGACTGAGGGGTCAGGACCAGAGGAGAAGAGCCCTGGACAGCAG cctcagccCCCCAGACCGTCCCTGCGGAAGGACGTGGGGCCCATGTACTCCTACGTCGCGCTCTACAAGTTCTTGCCGCAGGAGAGCAACGACCTGGCTCTTCA GCCTGGAGACCGGATCATGCTGGTGGATGACTCTAACGAGGACTGGTGGAAG GGCAAGATTGGCGACCGAGTTGGCTTCTTTCCAGCCAATTTTGTGCAGCGGGTGAGGCCAGGCGAGAATGTTTGGCGCTGCTGCCAACCCTTCTCCGGGAATAAGGAACAGGGCTACATGAGCCTCAAGGAGAACCAG ATCTGTGTGGGCGTGGGCAGGAGCAAGGATGCTGATGGTTTCATCCGCGTCAGCAGTGGCAAGAAGCGGGGCCTGGTGCCAGCCGACGCCCTGACCGAGATCTGA